GAGAGCACCAGGTACGCCGCTGTCGCGTCACTTGGCCGCCTAGGCCCCGACGGCCAAGCAGGACGCCTTAGCCACACTCGGGGTCGGCCCTGGCTCCCTAAGATGGCCGCGCAGCCCCGCGGCTCTTCGCCTCCCTGTCTGAGACCCCCTTCTGGCCTCTTGACTTGTCCCTAACCCCCGCTGACCGCACCTCTTGTCCCTCCAGCAGATCACCTCTTTCTGTGGCTTCGCCATGGCGACCTATGGACAGAGCTGCGCGCGGCGTAAGTAGAGCAGAGCTGTCTGCGGGATGGGGCGGGGTTGGCTGGGAGTCGAAGCCTGTCCACCGGAAAACCGCACCTTCTTTCCCCTAATCTTTCCAAGGGCTTGGAAACTCGCCCCTTTCGGTAGCCGCTCCACCGTCTGACTGCCTCAGCTCTGcggaggaggggctgggctgtGGGATTTCAGATAGAGGGACTAGGTCAGGGGAGTTGGTCTGTGGACGCATCACCTCCACCTCTTGAACGTGCCTTTGACGAACTCGAAAGCAAAAAGTTACTAACTGTTGGATTCAGCCTTTGGAAGATTGGGTCAGTCACTTTTTTAGAGGAAGTAGTAACCCCCTTGGTGAGAGCACAAGGTCATTACACGTGCTCCTAAGGGCGTGGACGTGCTCTGTAGAATGAATGAGCTGGTATAAACCACCAGGTTGCTTGTCCTTAAGCCGCATAGCATTGGCCAAGGACTTGAGTGCCATATTAATATGCCTAAAGTGCTTTTTGATAGTTAGTTGATGTAGATACTTGAGTGAATCCCAGTTTATTGTGTTTTTGTCTAAATTCTAGTATTTAAATTAACGTGTTAATTACCTATCTCTTGCCACTCCAGAATATTGGTTTCGAACTCATGGAGGATACTAAGAGGTCTGTTATGGGAGAGGGCCTTGTTTCAGGTTTTGGTTTTAGGTCACTTGGTTAAATCAGCCTATCCCAGTGAATTTTGGCAGAGATTTCTGTGTGTATAgatatgtttatgtgtatgtgtttggttCTTTGTACTAGTTGGGTCCTAAGAGGTGAGGCTGTAGATACTGTGTAAATTTAGGAATAGAAagtctgttttttctgttttggaaggaaTTGCCCAAGTTTATATAGCCACTTACTGTGgttattcattttagaaataagccTTTATTGGTGATATCTCTTTCACGGATCATTAGAATACATATAGTTAGTGTAGCTCCTGgtagtatcaaaagaaaacatcttCAACAAGTTGGACTGCTTCAATTTAAAGATAGCAGTGGGTGATAATCTAGTTCCTGGACAGAAAGTGGGAGAACAGGAACCTTAACACTGGAATGTttcttcccaccagcaatgtgtatTCCTCCATCATATGCTGACCTTGGCAAAGCTGCCAGAGATATTTTCAACAAGGGATTTggtaagattctttttttttttccttttttttttttccttacccgcCCCCGATCAGAAGTGAAAATGTGTTTGGATTGCTTGAGGaagttaataattttttcaaattgtaaATATCTTGCTGTGTTGGTTTGTTTACTAGATACATTTTAGATAAAACTTCTGTTAAAATAGTAACAATCCACGTCTTTCTCCACCCCagtttcctcttaatttttttcaaactgtagttcatggattttatttataagaaaaaaacagctgtgctttcatttccttcagatacagCTTAGGTCTTGAGTGACTAGAATTATGATGTTTAAAGTGTTTTTGCTTTGGCAGTGGTTATTCCTAGTGGTTTAtggattttttcaaatgaatttggGTTTTCTTCTTGAAGATTTTGTTCCACATACACCCCCTCTACTTTGGATTATTTTTCCAGTTACTTAGTTGATTAATCCTAAAGGAAGATCTCTTTGGGATAATTGTTCTAAATGTCTGTATTACAATAAACTATTGGTTATTCCAAGACTTAAAGTTAATTTTCTGATCTGatatttaggttttaaaatgGTTTGAAAACCATTTTTTGTGCCATATATACACCAGAACACTAGGCAAAGCTGCATGAGATGTTCTGTGCTGTACATGTTAGTTTACATAgagtaattaaaaatcttttcatttaaatgttgTATCAACCCACATTTTTATGCTCCTCTGAATATATGaagtttttctgttctttatgtgATTTCAGCTATTGGTATGCATTTTTTATACAGAATAATCATTTTGTTATCTTTTACTCTCTACTTGAAGGTTTTGGGTTGGTGAAACTGGATGTGAAAACAAAGTCATGCAGTGGTGTGGTGAGTGTTAGATATCTAATAAATCCTGATGAActgttaaataattttcctttttctttttaaaaaacatttttaatgttaatccatttgagagcaagagcgtgtgtatgagtgggggagggtcagagagagagggagacacagaatctgaagcaggctccaggctctgagctgtcagcacagccctgcgccgggctccaactcacaaactgcgagatcatgacttcgggatcatgacctgagccaaagtcggccccccaacccactgagccacccaggtgccccctgccttttttgtttttcagtgttcattcatttgtttgttagAAGAGAGAGCGGGAGCGTGTGCACGCCCTTGCATGAGCAacggaggggtagagagacagaatcccaagcaagttccacactgctctgatgcagggcttgagctctgTGAGACCctaacctgaactgaaaccgagagtcagatgcttaattgactaaaccacccaggcgctgcccTGTTTTGAGATTGCTTTGGGGATGGTTATGTGTGTGAATACTGACTATTAACTGGTTATTTTGATAAATTCTTGCTGTAATTGTTAGCTCCCTTAGTGCATATaactgatatttattaaaattgatCATATTATAGTTTCTTAATGCACAGACTTGGATTTCAGGGGTATTATATTGGTCACATCTGTCATTTGGCTTCTTTGGTCTGTAAGGAAGCCCAAGTGTTCACTGGTTGTGCAGCTTACCTGCTCAGAGTAATAGTACAGAGCAGTGacttagtgtttgtttttgtggtcCCACTCTTTAACCTCTTGAAGTCCTATATAAGCACTTGCTGTGCACTTTTGGCATCACAAAAGCCTTCTGAGAAAGCCTCCTGGTAGTATCtcattttctgagaaaaatgaagactCAATCCTTGTTTAAAGAgcttgtttaggggcgcctgggtggcgcagtcggttaagcgtctgacttcagccaggtcacgatctcgcggtccgggagttcgagccccgcgtcaggctctgggctgatggctcagagcctggagcctgtttccgattctgtgtctccctctctctctgcccctcccccattcatgctctgtctctctctgtcccaaaaataaataaatgttgaaaaaaaaaattaaaaaaaaaaaaaataaagagcttgtTTATTGCTGGTTGgagagacaaaataaactttaatctGGAGAACAATCAGAGAAGTGTATCTAGTACTAGATTGATTAATCAAAATCTTTGTTGGAGAGAAAAGGCTTTTTGTGGACAGTGGTTAAGGAACGCTTTACAGAATTAGGTTTAAGATCAAGAAGGATGTATACGGGTTGGATTCCATACAGTATGTTTTGTTTCCATTAATGTGTAACTCAATGTGGTACTGCTCTTGTAGTATGTACCTGACCCCAGATAAGTCCCTTTAACAGCTCGTTCTGTTTTCTCACCTAAACTGCAGAGGTGTCCAGTTTGCTCCAGAATGTAGAAGCCTTAAGTGTTTGGTGATGGAGTGAAAGGTGTAAGCTGTTCCAGTGATGTCATCTGGTCCAATTCTGGTCCCACATGATGATCTTGATTTTGTGTCTTGAGGATTCCttggagatatatatagatacatatacacacacacacataaacacacatatatataggcTGGCTCATAACCTATAGGCTGATGGATGGCAGTGGGTGGAGCCTCAAGAGTCATTGGTCTTTGTCACTCAGGATTAAAAATAGCTGCTTCCACATATTCAGCATTCTAAGGATTTGCTAGAAGAACATGCtgcatatatatattgttttagtAATGCTTTCCTTTTGTGTAGAGCACAGGAAAATGTGCAGAGCTTTCACAGTGCCAGTCCAATTTAATCCTCCAAAGGTAGATCTTGTTAATACAGTACAGGAAATTGAGACCCAGAAAAGTGTCTTCTTCAGTGTTCCTCATTTACTAAATGACAGCCAGAACTGGATGCCAGGACTCTTAAATTTTACATCCAGTGTTTTTTCCTGACAATCCAGTGCTTTTTAGTATGGGCACTGAGTGCCAAGCCTTGACTTGAAATTCCTGTTAAAGCATTTTACATCAGGAGATTGAGTCCATCTCACTGCAGAGCAATAGTTATACAAATGTTCTGTTTTCTAAGTGAGGGATGATTGGCCTTTTCTTCCActgatatatttttgatatttcctCACTCTTgcaggcatcacaatttcagGTTGAGTTCTATTAGTTAGATTAGCTGTCTTCTTTAGACTTGGCTTTCCATTGGCCAAAGTGTGTAGCCATCATTAGCAGACAAATTGTGAATCAGAACACTCAGtaggtattttaatattttaacttggAAGTTTGCCTGTCTGTATAATAAACTTTGAAAGATTATTAGGTTTTTGGATTTTCTGTAGCAGATTGTAAATTTCAGTAAGCCCTCCATATTATGCCTTCCTTTCCAGTTGGTGTGCAGTTAGGGATTGGCAAGTTACTTATATTTGCTGCAAACATAAGATTATGTGGTGTGCTTCAAATTAATACCTGTATTAGATTGTTTTCTCTACTGATATTATCTATCATACATAATATAGTTTACATCATGCATGATAAAACCAGTTGTAGAGCAAATCTTTTCCTACTTTGTTTCGTTTTTAATGAGAATGTGAAAGATGTTTGGGAAGGTATGAAATCTTAGGAAAACTTCATctcagaaaaatagaatattggGGTtaccaaagatttaaaattttttctcatggCATGAATTCTTCCTACACTGGAGTGCTTTCTGTTGTAGGAATTTTCAGGAAACATTTCCTAATAGTGTGTCAGTTATTATAAATGCTCATTTTAGTGATGGGGGGGCATCTATGATTAACCATACTAACCTTTGTGGTGTTTTATTTAATATCAGGCAGAAAGGAAACAGTGCCAAAACATTCATTCCTCCCCGCCACCTTCcctgatttttaaattccaaataaaatcacCTTAGTGGAAGTTTCCTTAAAAGGTCTACAGTTTGTTGTTCATTTGAGAATTAGATACAGGTTAACTTGTGATTGACTGGTTGGAAATGTCCAGTGTATGTAAGGTGGCAGTTAGTAACTGACAGGCTAATTTGTTCTTGTATGTACTCACAGTAGCAGAGGATAGGAATATTTGGGAAACTAGAAAAAAGGATTAGTGAAATTCCTGTATTTTAGTGGGTTTTTATGTAAGTTAGGTAGTGATTCATCTAGGCTTACAAGAAAGTTCATGAAGTCATTTATTGTCTTACTAGGAATTCTCAACATCTGGTTCATCTAACACAGACACTGGTAAAGTTACTGGAACCTTGGAGACCAAATATAAATGGTGTGAGTATGGTCTGACTTTCACAGAAAAATGGAACACTGATAACACTCTGGGAACAGAAATAGCAATTGAAGACCAGGTAACATTTTGAACATGTGTTttagtattaatttatttttgtaattcaaaaaggaaataaagatgaaaacaaattctttttctctcaaaatagatttgTCAAGGTTTGAAACTGACATTTGATACTACCTTTTCACCAAACACGGGGTAAGCATGTAACAGACATTTTTATCTGCTTTAaatttcgtttttatttttaagtaatctctatatccagtgTGGAGCTTTagctcaaccctgagatcaagagtcatatgctctagcaactgagccagccaggcacccctttatctgctttaaatttaaaagcatttctgTATATTTAGGAAAGGTGCACGTTTACTGTTTGACAGCTTCCTTAACTTCCTTGTGGTGGTGAATTTCTGTTTTTGCCTTTGGAAGATGATGAGTACTACAGTCGCTATTGTTGGCTTCCCTTCAAATATATGCCTCTTCCCATTGTGGCACTAACTTGGGTAATTAACATGTTTCTAATAGGCTTTTGTGACTGATTGCCAGTCGTGCAAAAAGCAATCTTCTGATGGTGGTAGAAGTCCAGTAACTCCATGTTCCCTTGTTTTTTTAGCTCACTGAGCTGTATCTTCTTTACCTCTTAGGGTTATCCTGCTACTGCTTTTACTCCCCATTTGTGCTGCAGTTCATAAATCCCTCttgtgctgtctgtgcagaggtTGAGTGTGTAAGGCTTTCCCACTGGCATCAGTTTTAAGTCagcttgttctttttccagaaagaaaagtgGTAAAATCAAGTCGTCTTACAAGAGGGAGTGTATAAACCTCGGTTGTGATGTTGACTTTGATTTTGCTGGACCTGCAATCCATGGTTCAGCTGTCTTTGGTTATGAGGGCTGGCTTGCTGGGTACCAGATGACCTTTGATAGTGCCAAATCAAAGCTGACAAGAAACAACTTTGCAGTGGGCTACAGGACTGGGGATTTCCAGCTACATACTAATGTGTGAGTATTTCCTTTGTGGGTTATGGGGACATAGGACCTGGGAGTGGTATTGATGTCACCTGTTATTTCTTATGAACCCAGGTACAATCTAAAggatttctcttaaaaaaaaaaaaaaaaaaaagaatttctgcctttttaaaagaaaatttctttatttattttgagagtgtgtgtgcatgcctgtgtgggaggggcagagagagagagagagagagagagagagagagagagagaatattccaggcaggctccacgctgtcagcgcagagcccgactaggggctcaaactcacaaactgtcagatcatgacctgagctaaaatcaagagttggatgcttaaccaacttagccacccagtaCCCCTAAAGGATCTCTCTTAACACAAAAAGATCATCATCCTTAGGCATTTCCAGGTGCCCTTAAGAAGTGTATAGTAGAAAACGTTAGTCTGACTTTTGGTGCTGAGAgagtaaatgtttaatttatgtGAGGCTTGATGTGCTCTGGAGTTTTAGAAAAGGCTAAGATTTGCCAAATTACCAGTATGTTTGACTTGTCTGTGATATCTGAGGTGCTGAGTTGGTAGGATTGCCTAAAATGTATGGTGTTTTTACCTAACCCAAATTAGGTATGTATGTTGAAAGGATTTAAGAATTTTTCTCCCTTATAAAAACAACGGATTATTAAATAGCAGAAGTACAAAGAAGACCAAAATTTCTCATAATCCTAATCCTACCATCTAGATGTATAATCTTTGTTACCTGATAATGTTTGGGAGTTTTCTCTtcttatatgtaaatatagaaaatacatattacaAAGCCTGGTTTATAATCCCTCCCGTACTACCTTAATACATCTTGATAATTTTATTGTAGCATTCTACAGCATGATTATTAATGGCTGGGTGGTAATTCTACTGAATGATTTATCATGATTTGTATGACCTTACTTTGGGGCATACATTGGAATAAAGACCTTTTAAAACACGTTTTCAGTGGAATACTAGAGACCCATGTGAGCAGTATAACTATAGCATTGTTTAACTATAATTCTACAATATCAGGTTAGTGCTGTAGACATTACAGTGTCTGTTTTAGATTTACTAATTTAAAGTATCTTACAGCAATGATGGGACAGAATTTGGAGGATCAATTTACCAGAAAGTATGTGAAGATCTTGACACTTCAGTAAACCTTGCTTGGACATCAGGTACCAACTGCACTCGCTTTGGCATTGCAGCCAAATATCAGTTGGACCCCACTGCTTCCATTTCTGTGAGTACTGCTGTGGGCTTGGAGTGGGCTCTTTGCTTGTGGGAATTCATCTTTGGGTAGATTGAATTGTATTGAAAGTTTGAACCGTGGTTCACAGGATCCCTAGTTTACTCCTAGATTGGAATTAGAATTTGTAATGCTGCATTTTCTGTGGAGACAGTGTTAGAAGTTTGTTACCAGGTCATAGGAGTTTGTTTAACCTCAAAAGCTGCTCAGTTAGTGTGGATAATAACCCTGAGCTCCAAGCCTGTCTAAGCTCAGGTAAGCCAGTGTTTTGGCCCCAGGCCAGGAGTAATAGCATTTTAATTGTTACTTTGTCTTTCTATAGGAAATAGTAGTACTATGTTAGTTGGACTCTGTCTTTATGGTTAACAAAATATCTTTAGATTTGATCTTCAGGGTCTGTGGTACAAATGCTGTTTTGCAGGTGGAGATCCCAAAgcttagagagagaaaggactttCCTTACTGCTAGGCCCAGAGCAGAAGGGGTAGAACCAGGATTGGACTTGTACATCTTTTGATTTCCCTCCTGGCTAGGGTGACCGCTAGCTCATCCTGCTTTGCCTGGGACTATTCCAGCTTTAGCATTAAGAGTACTGCAtcccaggggcacatgggtggctcagtcggcaaagtgttccactttggctcaggtcataatttcacggtttgtgagtttgagcccagtgtcaggctctgtgctgacaactcagaacctagagcctgcttcggatgctgtgtctccctctctctctgcctctccccgcctgcgctttctctcaaaataataaacattaaaaaaaaaaagtcttgcatCCCAAGGACTCCCTTCCACCTGTTCTTGGTTAGTTGGGGTGGATAGCCACCCTAGTCCTTttcttaggcttttttttttttttttaatgtttgtttttgagagagagagacagacagcttgagcaggaggaggggcagagagagagagagggagacacagaatcgaaagcagactccaggctctgcactgtccgcacggagcccgactgggggctcgaacccatgaaccatgagatcatgacctgagccaaagttggacactcaactgactgagctacccagtcgcTTTGCTTCTTTGCTGTTTCATCCTTCAGTCATAGTGGGTTTAGGGTAGAAGGGCGTGCAGTGTCTGAGAGTGTAGAAGCAAGGCACTGGCTCTATTTGAGGCACATTAGCAGCTGTTCCTGTGTGTCAGTTGCTTACAGGTCAGGCACTGCCTATACTGTATGTACTGGGAATGAAAGGAAGTTAAACCTTCCCCGAGAGTTATTTCTGTTACGTAAAGTGATCTTCATTCCTGAGAACAATGTTTTGATAATTTAGGCAGTTAAGCTTTAGCCTCACTCTTATTTTATGATAGCAGTTGTAAGCAGAAAGAGTGAGAAGCACCCAGAATGCTTTTCCCATTGGCAAGGCggtgattcatttatttttcccgTCTGTTTCCACTTATACTGTAGCAGTAAAAACCTTAGGATTCACACATTATCCTCTGGTAGCTACGCTGCTGTTCTTTTCAAATGTATGTCCATGGCACCATCACAGATTTAATGCCAGCTGATGTAGCTCTCTCATAGTCTAAAATGGGAAGGCAACTTTGGCCTGTGTGCCATTGAGTGACTCCTGGGGATTAGTTTGGAAATACATCTAACATTTCTAGTGCCCCTGTGCCCCCAATCAAGCATCACCCTGAAGTATTGCCCATCACAGTTTGATGGTTTACTGCTATTCTGAAATAGTAGAAACTTGTATCCAGTTTTGTCTGAGGCTCTTAGCTTGTTGGGCACAAGATGGTCACTAGTGGGGCATTTCTTTCCTAAGACCAATAGCTCACTTGGCCATTGGTGGCTAGTGAAGGCTTGGCTGTGTGCCGAGTGAACGTAAGTGCCGTTTATGTGACTTTTGCTTGTAGGTACATCATTTCTGTCTCTGGACTGGACTGTTTTGATGTTACACATTACAAGAGTGTAGACATCAAATAATTTCCAAATCTGTTTTGATCCTAGAGGTTGTTTGTCACCTttttacaatgaagaaaattGGGTCCTACTGATAATCTGACTTTGAGTTTAATGGATAAGAATTAAGTGGCACCTGGCTGTTGTTTGGCTTAATAACAATATTGAATTTTAGTATTTCACATgtgaataaaaaagcagaaaacttcATAATTGCATGATAGGGAAACCTGGAGGGCCTTTGTCTCTCCAGAGATTCAAAAAGTTTACagctgtttttgtattttattttaggcaAAAGTCAACAACTCTAGTTTAATTGGAGTGGGCTATACTCAGACTCTGAGGCCTGGTAAGTGTTCTTGATACGTAGGATTTTTTTGATGgtgtttcaaaaattattttttatttctcagctTCTTTGTAAACCTTTCAAAAAAAGTACTATGAACATGTTTATCTTTTGCCacaatttttttattcctttttttttttcttttttttttgctgggctGTTTGGAAGTTGGAGCTGTCATGACACTTCCCTAAATGCTTCAGCATGCATCTACTCAGAACAGGAGTGTTTTGCTCTCTGACATAACTCATTGCTTTCATTGTTTGGTCTCTGTAGTCTTGTTTACTTTATGTACTATTTTGAGCCTTGCTATGTTTTCTAGAACAGTACTTACCAAATTTTAGTGTGCATGAATCACCCGGGGACTcatcaaaatgcagattctgagccCATAGATCTGGATGAAGGGTTCTTTCTAACAAGCCAGTGTTACTGGTTCTTGGACCACATTTGAATAGCAGGTTCTAAAGCACTTGgaactccccccccacccccccctttcaAATAGGGATTTTCCCCCAGACTTTATTTTGGCCTTTTGGAAACCTAAAGGAAAGAATGGTATGAAGAACACCCATATGCCCTTAGCCACATTTACCAGTTAACATTTACCACATGTGTTTTCTCTGTCCATGTCTGCATACataatcctttttttctctatatgcctttaagaattatttgttttgtagACATGTGGATACACCAGCCCTAACATGCATATCCTGAGATTAAGACATTTTTCTTCCTAACTACAATACCACTGTCACAGCTaaggaaattaacattaatttagCAATACATAATAGTCTATACATGTAGTCTATATTCTGTTTTTCCCGCTTCTCTAttgtagttttcctttcctgaGTCCAATTATGATTTTCCTTTGTAGCATATTGAATATTACTATATTTTCTAGAGCACTTTGaactttattaacatttttatgctCTGTGACTTTATCTCTTTACTTTCTGAATTCTCTTGTATCTCTGATACTCCTAAGTGCCCTCTGGTGGCTGGCACTAAGAGGTCATCTGACAGGCTGAGGAGGGACAGGCAGACTTTCGAGGTGTTCAGACAAATCATAGTTGCCTGCTTTTGTTTACAGGTGTCAAGCTTACACTCTCTGCTCTGGTAGATGGGAAGAGCATTAATGCTGGAGGCCACAAACTTGGGCTTGCCctggagttggaggcttaatctAGCTGAAAGAAACCTCTGGGAATGGGTATCAGAAGATTTGGCCTTAATATATTTCCAGTGTGACCGACCAGCaggctttttccccccaagaagGTGATCAAAACAAAGGATGATCTAAACAAGagctgtattttaaatatttagacagtTACTTGTTAGCTGGTTTCTAGTTGAATCGGTTATCTATCTAGTTACCAATGCTGCAGTCGTGCAGTCACCTatacattatttaaatgtatttaactgTTAAATGCGCTACCCACCAATAATGAAATAGACCTTTATGAAAACTGTGCAATTGTGtgcatgtttgtttttatgttcttAACATTGAAAATTGCCATTGAATGAGATGGATCAGTGGAAGTTTTAAGAT
This window of the Prionailurus viverrinus isolate Anna chromosome D2, UM_Priviv_1.0, whole genome shotgun sequence genome carries:
- the VDAC2 gene encoding voltage-dependent anion-selective channel protein 2 → MATYGQSCARPMCIPPSYADLGKAARDIFNKGFGFGLVKLDVKTKSCSGVEFSTSGSSNTDTGKVTGTLETKYKWCEYGLTFTEKWNTDNTLGTEIAIEDQICQGLKLTFDTTFSPNTGKKSGKIKSSYKRECINLGCDVDFDFAGPAIHGSAVFGYEGWLAGYQMTFDSAKSKLTRNNFAVGYRTGDFQLHTNVNDGTEFGGSIYQKVCEDLDTSVNLAWTSGTNCTRFGIAAKYQLDPTASISAKVNNSSLIGVGYTQTLRPGVKLTLSALVDGKSINAGGHKLGLALELEA